GGGACTGGTGCCCGCCCCGACGTGCGCATCGCCCCGCGCCGGGGGCATCCGCGCGGGGGTTTCGATGATCGCGGCGGGGGTCGATGTGGGCGGGCATAAAGCCCGCCCCTACAGGGTGGGACATGGCGGGCGTCGTGTGCGCAGCTGCGTTTTTCAATATATTCTTCTACATCGACAGCAAGAAAATATTCTACATTGCATTCATGCCTTCTGAAAGCCAAACAGCATGTAGTGTAAGGTGTTTAGTGTAAACCCTTTTAGCCCTTTTCATCTCTACAAACGATGAGCAATTTTGTCTGGATGCACGCATTTAAAATAACGCTCTGCATTGCGACAAAACCCGCTTAGCGTCTATGCTTAACTAGCCTCATTCAGCATACATCTTGCAGCTTTTGCTCTTATTTGGAGATATATCATCAGATAAACTTAAAAACGTTTTACACTTTTTTAGTTCAAGGAATAGCACTATGATTCTGTATTATCAAAGGGAGGGAAGGATAATATTTCTAGATGCGCTCGCTATGGCCATAATGGGGCAGTTGGGTGCGCTTGAAGATGGTGATGGCAAGCTTTGGCACACCCCGATGCGATCAAACGGGGGCATAGAGGTGATGAGAGATGGGTGGCAGCGTGCAGGATGCTCATGCTATGCTCGCCCTAACACAACGCCGACTATCGGCTGGACAGTTGAAGAGCAGGCATTGCAGTATTCGTATGTTGTGAACGCATTGTAGCAAGGGGCATACCCTAACTATCCTTCCGCCCAACCCTAACCGTACCAAGATGCTGCGACAGGCGCAGCAGCAAGTCGGTGATGTGCTCTATAAAGCGCTATGGAATGAGGCTAAGATCACGCTGCGGCTCGCGAAGGCCACCGCACGGCCCTACAATATAGAGCTGCAAGAGCCAGAGCGCCTGCGTGTCCTGCTGCCGCAGGATACGCAGATTACCAAGGTGTAGACCAGTACCAACACCAAAACCTCCTGCTCATCCTGGGCGAACCGGGTGGGAGTAAGACCACGCTGCTGATAGAACTGGCCGAGCACTTCCTCCTTGACTGAGATGTAAATACTTGAAGGGATGCTGAACGATTGACGTTAGGGTTTGATCTGTAGGTTAATAAGTTAAGGGAGTATGTATCGTATATATTAGTTTTTACTTTTACTAGTCAAGGATGCATACGCTCTAGCTCCAACTTTTGAAAGCTTGACACAGGTAATAGAACAAGCTAAAGTAAGCATGAACTTCCACTAATAAGGCTTCCCCAGTCAAACATGGAAGGCAAACTAGGATAGTGTATGCCTATACCCTCTACTTAAATCATCCTTTTGAGTTTCCTTGGTGCATAAGACGAGCAGGATGCTACGACGAATATCGTACAGACAACGCTTTGTAGTCTATGGAGGTATGCTCTGTGTGGCATGACAATGAGACTGAGATTGATCTTCTAGGTTTTGAACCTCTTGTCGATTTGATGTTGCATTTGGTGGAGCAACCATCCCTGTTGCCGCTCACTATTGGGGTTTTTGGGGACTGGGGTAGTGGTAAGTCTAGCCTGATGCGGATGGCACATAATCGCTTGTCGATACAGGATCGCTATTTATGTGTGAACTTTAGCCCTTGGCAGCATGAGAACTATGATGACGTGAAGGCTGCACTTATGGCTGAAGTACTTAACACGCTCCAAGCGGGAATGCAAGAGCAGCGCGGAACCTTTGGGCGGGCTAGTGACCAGGCTAGGGAGAAAATCAAAAAACTATTTACCATGCTACGCCAGCGAGTTAATTGGTTTCGTCTTGTAAGTTTTGGACTCAAGGGTATTGGTGCTCTTGCCTCCTGGAATCAAGGAAATCCTGCTATAGGCGTGCAACTAGCTGCGATGACATTAAGCGATGCTGTGGAAGGCGTGAATCAGGCTGAAGCTATTACCAAAGACGTGTTAAGCAAGGAACCACAAGCTGTAAAGTCTGAGGAGCCAATTGAGCAACGGGTCGGCGACTTTCGCCGCGATTTTGCAGCACTACTTAGTGAGTTGGACATCGAAGCGCTGATTATTTTTATTGATGATCTCGACCGTTGTCTTCCACCAGCGATCCTTGATACTCTGGAAGCAATCCGTCTTTTCCTCGCTGTGCCAAAAACAGTGTTTGTGATAGGTGCGGATAGGCGTATTATCCGGCACGCAATCGCTACTCGTTATCCTGAACTTCCTGGGCAAAATGAGGAAATTGGGCGTGACTATCTTGAAAAGATTATCCAGATTCCCGTTCATATCCCACCACTTACTGCAGCCGAAACGGAGTCTTACCTCAATTTGCTCGGATGCCACCTTTTTACTCCGGACCGCGCTTCCGAGTTTATATCTCTAGCTGATGAAAATCGCCGGAAGACGGCACTCGATGTAGTAATGAACTATGGCATCGCGAAATCCAAAGTTGAGCCGTTTCCTGATAACCTTGCTGGGTACATGACGTTGGTCGGACGAATAGCACCGATTCTCTGTAGAGAGCTTGAGGGAAATCCTCGGCAAATCAAGCGTTTTATGAATACACTATTTCTCCGCCAACGTCTTGCTCAGGCGCGAGCTATTAATCTTGATGGTGCCATACTTGCTAAACTGATGGTGCTTGAATACTTTCATGAATCTAGCTTTAAACAAATTTTTCAATGGCAACGGGAAAACGATGGTTATGCGTTCCCTCTCAGAGATCTTGAAACTGCTGCTCGGCGAGGAGATGGTAAATGGCCTGAAGGTCTGGATAACTGGATTCAAGATCGATTGACCTCTTGGTTGGCACTTGAGCCACCTCTTGCCGACGTGTTCCTCGAACCTTATTTTTACTTTTCGCGAGATAAAGTACTGGCACCAATGGCTACCACACGTCGTCTCAGTCAGCGACTACAGGAGCTTTTGGGTCAACTCCGTTCAGAAAGTGATGCACAGCAATCGAATGCTATAACGGAGGCTGGGGAACTCGCACCGGAGGATTTTCGCGTGCTCTATGATGCCCTTCTTGGCTACTTTCAACGAGATCCTCGTGCGGATGATGGTCGGATATGGCAGGTGGTAAGCAAATTAGCAGAGAGCCACCGAGAGGTTATTCCAATACTTGTGCAGACTCTGAAAGCGATACCACCTCGGAGCCTTCCACCAGCGTATGTACGCGTTTTAGGATCGATATTTGTGAGAGAGCCTATGCCAGATGAAGTGCAGAGCCTGCTTCACTATTGGATAACCCAGAAGGAGCAAAAGGGGCTTGCCGACGCCGCAGAGCGTACACTTAATCAGCTTATGAAGGTTAGGTAGAGAGATGGGTACCTCAACATCTTATACTGCCCCTACAGGAGGTGGCTGGCCATCTGCTAAACGGCAAGCGACTCGCTTTGCACGGACCGCCGGTGCGGCAGGTGGACAAGTTAGTCCAATTCAGGTTATTGCGGCCTACATTCGTGCACATGGAGGAGCTGATAGTGCTGCTAGTTCGGCTGTAGCAGCACAAGGTGCTATACAACGACTTGGTTCTTTCATTAGCCAGTTTGTCAGAGGTGGATTAGCTGAAGCTTTGGCAAGCGTAGGCCTTGCGCACCTTGTAGGCCGCGATGCAGGAGTTGTGTTAGAGGAACTAGTTGACTGGCTCGCTGGACCAAGCGGTACGTTAGATGAGTCGATTGCTCATACTGCAATGCTCACCTTACTTGCGAGAGAGTTACCAAGCCTTGATGTTCTTGCCGATCTTGATGTTGCTGGCGTTGAGCGCATGCTTGGGACATTACTAATTGAGTATGTGTACCAACGCATGGTGGTTGAATTGGGTGTTCACCTACAGAATGGCGCTCTCACCGCTGCTGAAGCGGTGAGAGCTGAGCGCGACCTTTATAGTTATATTATCGCCGATGTTGAGTTTGAATTTCAGTTTGTAGGCGTGAATTCCGTCGTGTGGGCTGGGCCTGAGGGGCAGGAGATTGTGAAGCGACTGCTTGAGAGTGCTTATGCTCAACTTGCAGCCGTTACGGTCTAAGTGGAGGTTACAATGTCCACAACCGTGTTTCTTCGTAGTGCAGCACGTGTGCATGTGCCGGAGCCGTTTCAGGATGGACTTCTCCTCGACCTGTTCAATGATCCAAATGAGTCCACTATTACGGCAAATTTAGAACGGATCGTTGAAATGGTTGGAGTACCACCTCAGAGCGCTATCGATCTGGCTTTATTTGCCTCAGCGATCTATGTAGCCGATAAAAAGACCTTACGTCGATTATCTTCTGACCGGTGGACGCGAGATTTCAGATTTATGGCTCCTGTTGCAGAGCCTGGTCGATGGGATACAGCTACCTCTGCATTTTGTGAGACTCTGACCTTTCTCACTGGTGATCGCTGGTCTCTTACTTGGCGTGATGAGCCAACCCGAATCTGGCGTGTTCAAGAAATAGGATGCGCCGCCTATGATGCTGTCTGTCTCTTCTCAGGTGGACTCGACTCATTGGCTGGGGCAATTGATTTGTTGGAGCACCCTTCTAATCCCCGTGTACTTCTCCTAGGCCACTATGATAGTACCTTGACTCCACATGTGCAGACAGATCTTGCTGAGCATCTCATCACTACTTATGGGAAGGATCGGGTAGGTTTACTTCAGCTTATGGTGCGTCCGGCTACTTTCAAGCACCAAGAACGACCTCTACCTACGTGGCGCGAAACAACCACTCGAAGTCGCTCTATAGTGTTCTTAGGGCTGGCTTTAGCCACAGCAGCCGCACTTGGGCCAAAGGTGCCTGTTTATGTGCCGGAAAACGGATTCATCGCTCTTAATCTTCCCCTGACTAATGCTCGTCTTGGCAGCTGTAGCACGCGTACCACCCATCCCTACTTCCTCGCTCGACTACGTGCTGCTTTAGGTATCCTTGGTATAACCAATCCAATTTATAATCCCTATGAGCATCTGACCAAGGGCGAACTTTTGGCCAAGAGCCAAAACTTTGCCCTCTTATGTAACCTGGCACATCACTCTGTATCTTGTGCTCATCCAGAAGCAGGACGATATGAGGGTACGCCCTATGGGAACTGCGGCTATTGTTTCCCATGCTTGATCCGTCGTGCCTCGCTTCATGCAATTGGTAACGATGACCCTAGTGAATACGCCCGTGATATATGTACCGATGAGGAACTTTTTGCTGGGCATTCCACACGCGGGCGTGACGCCCGCAGCGTATTCATTGCACTTCAGCGTTGGCATCCCGGCATACCGCCCCATACGTTTGTTCCCTTGCTTGCAGGACCATTGCCAACCGGTGCTGACCGTCGAGCTTATTTGCGCGTTGCCGAACAAGGTCTTGCTGAGTTACGCATATTCTTTCAGGAGCGTGCGAGTGGGGCAATACGCCGGATTGCTAGTTTGGATCATGAGGAGCATTAATGACACCACCTTTATACCTCGATACACACTGCCACCTTGGAGAGTATGCAGATCCGCTTACAGTTCTCTCAGCATCCTCCGACGTTTTTGTCATTGCGGTTACAGAGGCTCCTTCCGTTTTTCGTAGTCTCCGTAATCGCGTCATCAATCAGGGTCGCGTCCGCGTGGCTCTTGGTGCACATCCTCTTGTTGTTTCACAGTTTCCGCCACTGGAGTGGCGGTTATTTGCCCAATATCTTAACGAGACAACGTATATTGGGGAAGTGGGCCTTGACTTCTCAGCACAAGGAGCGCCAACTCGAACTGTACAAGAGCAAGCCTTTACACGAGTCCTTCAGCTCGTTGCAGGGCGTGGGAAGATGTTAAATATCCATTCGCGTCGAGCTGAGGAACGTGTGTTAGAACTTCTAACTATATATGGAGTGGGACCAACTATTTTCCACTGGTACTCGGGGCCGCTAGGCATACTCGAGCAGATTCTAGCTGCGGGTCATGTTTGTTCCGTCAATCCAGCTATGGTTCGTAGTCCAAGCGGGCAGAAGGTGATTGGTCGTATCCCTCGGGAGCAACTTCTTGTAGAAACTGATGGACCCTATGTGCGTATAGGAAAACGTCCAGCAGAACCTGCAGATGTACGACTTGTCTATGAATTTCTGTGTGTTCACTGGGGTTGTGATCAATTGACCGCAATGACACAAGTCTACCAAAACTTCAGGGCATTACTCTCTCAATCATCATAAGTTTACTACGCAAAGTCAAATACGGAGCACCTGACCCCTGTAGCTGAAAATGCCCGGAGTACTAGTTAAACTTTTAGCCAATATGTACGATAGCAAGTTGGTTTCTTGCCAATATGGTTGTCATGAATGCCTCTCCCTGGCTTATATTCGCCAATAGGGGAGGCAACTTACAAAGGTATTCTTCGCTCATTTCGAAATAGGTTGGTTTTTGGGGTGGGTAGTGGATTGGTTTTCGAACTTCGTCTCCTCGTCCAGAGCGGCACGATGCCATGGGACATCGCGGCGATGCTCGACGCGGCGGCGCGCCGCTCGCTGCTGCGGCGGGTGGGCGGGGGCTGGGTGTTCACGCACCGCATGCTACTGGAGTACTTCCGCGACCTGAGTGATGAGGAGCTGGAGGATCTGGTGAGGGACTAGTTTGCCCCATCTGCCCTCTTTCTTGGCCCTTTCCCACCGCTCCGCTTCATTTTGACCAGATCTTAACCACTATCATGCGCTTGCAGGCCGTGTGGGGCATTCCCAACGGCCTGCATTTGGTGTATGATGGGTGCAAGTGGGTTTAAAACCCGGTGAGGATGTGATGACACCTACGATTCGCCTTCAGCTGGCCGCAACCTTCCCTGATCTTGTGGCCCAGGCGGGCCTCTCGCAGCGGGCCTTTGCCCGCCGCGCTGGGGTGAGCTTCTCGACCATTATGGGCCTGATGCACCCAGGGCTACACCCTGGGCGGCGCGGCGGCATGCAGCGCACGACCGCCTGGCGCATCGCCCAGGCCTATGCCTCGCTCGTGGGGATCGATGCGGCGGCGGCGTTTCGCACGGTGATCATTGAGTGCCCCATGCGGCCCGTTGGTGCGGCGCATGGGGCTGAGGAGCACGCGCGTGGTGCGTTTGGAGGAGCTGACGCCGGGGACCGCGCTGCGGGGGATTCTGCCGCAGGGGCCGGTGACGGTGGTCAGCGTGCAGTGGTACGGGACGAACGCCATCGATCTGACCTATCAGGATGCGACCGGGCGGCGCGCGGCGCTGATGCTCTACCGCGCGGATGAGGCGGACCTGGAGATCGTGCAGGAGGGTCGGCCCTGGAGCTTCGACGGCGACGGCGCGCTGTTCCGCCTGGTGGCCGAGGCCAACCGCATCCGCCTGGCTCATCTCTTCGACCCCGTGCTGGCTGTCCACACCTCGCTGGTCGATCCGCTGCCGCACCAGATCACGGCGGTGTATGAGACCATGCTGCCCCGCCAGCCGTTGCGCTTCCTGCTGGCCGATGACCCCGGCGCGGGCAAGACCATCATGGCGGGCCTGCTGATCAAGGAGCTAATCGCGCGCGGCGATGTGCAGCGCTGCCTGATCGTGTGCCCGGGCAGCCTCGCGGAGCAGTGGCAGGATGAGCTGTTCCGCCGCTTCCACCTGCCGTTTGAGATCCTCACGAATGAGCAGCTGGAGGCCGCCCGCACCGGCAACTGGTTCCTCGAACATAACCTGATCATCGCCCGGCTGGATAAGCTCTCCCGCGACGAGCGGGTGCAGCAGAAGCTGGCGGCCCCCGACTGCCGCTGGGATCTGGTGGTCTGCGACGAGGCCCATAAGTTGGCGGCGACGGTCTCCGGCGATGAGGTCAAGTACACCAAGCGCTACCGCCTGGGCCAGCTGCTGGGCAGCCTGACGCGCCACCTGCTGCTGATGACCGCCACGCCCCACAATGGCAAGGAGGAGGACTTCCAGCTCTTCATGGCTCTGCTGGATGCCGACCGCTTTGAGGGCCGGTTCCGCGATGGCGTACACCAGGTGGATGTGTCCGACCTAATGCGGCGCATGGTCAAGGAACAACTGCTCACCTTCAAGGAGAGGCCGCTGTTCCCCGAGCGTATCGCCCACACAGTGCCCTACCAGCTCTCCGATGCGGAGGCGGAGCTGTACCGCGCGGTGACGAGCTATGTGCGCGAGGAGTTCAACCGGGCCGAGGCGCTGAACAACGATAAGCGGGCGGGCACGGTCGGCTTCGCCCTGACGATCTTGCAGCGGCGGCTGGCCTCCTCGCCCGAGGCGATCTACCAGTCGCTGCGCCGCCGCCGCGAGCGGCTGGAGGCCGAGCTGCGCGAGCGTGAGCTGCTGCGGCGCGGTGCGGCGGTGGCTGCCCCAGCCGCGCTTGATGCGGACGACATCGACGATTTGGAGGATGCCCCCGAGCAGGAGGCCGGGCAGATCGAGGAGCAGGTGGCTACGCAGGCCACGGCCTCAACGACCATTGAGGAGCTACGGCTGGAGATCATCACGCTGCGCGCGCTGGAGGCGCAGGCTCTGGCGGTGCGAGGCAGCGGCGATGACCGCAAGTGGCGCGAGTTGGGGGGGTTGCTGGGGAACATCTTCACCCCTGCGGCGGCAGATGGTACAGAGGATGTCGGCAGCGTGCCTGCGGCGGTGGCCTCGCCCCGGCAGAAGCTGGTGATCTTCACCGAGCACCGCGATACGCTCAACTACCTCGTGCAACGCATCACCACGCTGCTGGGGCGCGCTGAGGCGGTGGTGATAATCCACGGTGGCATGGGGCGCGAGGATCGGCTCAAGGCCCAGGAGTCGTTTCGCCACGATCCCAGCGTGCAGGTGCTGATCGCCACCGACGCGGCGGGCGAGGGCATCAACCTCCAGCGGGCGCACCTGATGGTCAACTACGATCTGCCATGGAACCCCAACCGGCTAGAGCAGCGCTTTGGCCGCATCCACCGTATCGGGCAGACCGAGGTGTGCCACCTGTGGAATCTGGTGGCGGCGGAGACCCGCGAGGGCGATGTCTACCGCACGCTGCTAGAGAAGATCGAGCATGCGCGCGAGGCGCTGGGCGGGCAGGTCTTTGATGTGCTGGGCAAGCTTCAGTTTGATGATAAGCCGCTGCGCGAGCTGCTGCTGGATGCCATTCGCTATGGTGAGCAGCCCGAAGTGCGGGAGCAGTTGACCCGCGTGGTGGAGGGTGCGGTAGACCGCAGCCACCTCCAGCAGCTTTTGGAGGAGCGGGCGCTGGCGAACGATGCGTTGGATGTGGGGATGGTGGCGCGCATCCGCGAGGAGATGGAGCGGGCCGAGGCGCGGCGGCTCCAGCCGCACTATATCGAGTCGTTCTTCCTGGCGGCCTTCCAGCACCTGGGCGGCACGATCCGCCAGCGCGAGCCACACCGCTACGAGGTGCCGCATGTGCCCTCGGCAGTGCGCAGCCGCGACCGCCAGATCGGCGTCGGCGACCCGGTGCTGCCCCGCTACGAGCGGGTGGCCTTCGACAAGGCGCTGCTGGCCCTCCAGGGCATGGCCCAGGCCGCCTTTGTATGCCCCGGCCACCCGCTGCTGGATTCCACGCTCGACCTCATGCTGGAGCGCTACCGCGAGCTGCTGCGGCGCGGGACGGTGCTGGTGGATGAGCGCGACGGCGGCACACAGCCGCGTGTGCTGTTCTCGCTGGAGCACGCCATCCAGGACGCGAGCCTGCTGCCGAGCGGCGAGCAGCGCACGATCTCCAAGCAGATGCTGTATGTGGAGCTGTCCGCCGATGGGACGGCGCGCAGCCTGCACTACGCGCCCTACCTCGACTACCGCCCGCTGCGCGCGGATGAGGTGACGCCCGATCAGGTGCTGGATCGCCCGGAGTGCGCGTGGATCACCCGCGAGTTGGAGCAGCGGGCGCTCGTGCACGCCGTGACTCAGACGGTGCCGGAGCACCTGCGCGAGGTGCGCGACCGCCGCCAGGCGCTGATCGCCAAGACGCGGGCCGCTGTGCGCGAGCGCCTGACCAAGGAGATGACCTACTGGGACCATCGCGCCGAGGAGCTGAAGCTCCAGGAGCAGGCCGGGCGCGCCAACGCCCGCCTGAACTCGCAGGAGGCGCGCAAGCGGGCCGACGAGCTGGAGGGCCGCCTCCAGCGCCGCACGGCGCAGCTGGACCTAGAGGCGCAGATCACGGCGCTGCCGCCGGTGGTGCTGGGCGGGCTGGTGGTGGTGCCCATTGGGCTGATTGCGGCGATGCTGGGCCGCCCCGCGCCCGCGCGCCCCAGCGCCGACACCCAGGCCGCAGCGGCCCGCGCCCGCGCGCTGGTGATGGCCACCGAGCGGCGGCTGGGCTACGACCCTATCGACCGCGAGTTCGAGCACGTGGGCTATGACATCGAGAGCCGCGACCCCGCCACTGGCAGGCTGCGCTTCATCGAGGTCAAGGGGCGTGTTGCGGATGCGGCGACGATCACCGTGACCAAGAACGAGATCCTGACCGCGCTGAACAAGCCCGATGACTACATCCTAGCCATGGTGGCGTTCCAACCCGACGGCCAGGAGCAGGTGCGCTATCTGCGCACGCCCTTCGCCCAGAAGCCGGACTTTGGGGTGACGAGTGTGAACTACGACTTTGCGGATCTTTTGGCCCGCGCGGAGGAGCCGCAGTAGGCATATCACCATCCGAATAATGGAGCGTGGCTGTAGCTTCCACGCAAATGTTGGGGGGAGGGGACTAGCTATGAACAACGAGGTTATTGCTGGTCATCGGGTGCTGCTGTGCCCGCGCTGTGGTGGTGCGGTGCGCGAGGATCTTGTGGCGGAGCACGAGAAGCGCTGCCCGGACAAGCAGCAGGTGTTCATCCCACGCCCGCCCGCTGTATCGCCGCCGAAGCGCCCCCAGTCACCTCCGCAGGTGCAGCAGCCGCCCCAGCGCGGGGCACGGGCGAAGCGGCCACCCCGCAATCCGCTGGAGGGCCGAGATGCCTGCCCGCAGTGTGGGATGGTGGTCCCGGCGGTGCATCTGCGCGCTCATGTTGAGCGCTGTCACCATAAGAAAAAGCCTACCGCTGCGCAGCCGGATGTGCAGGAGCGCCAGCGCCAGACGCAGGAGGGATATGAGATCAGCAAATGCTGGTCGTGTGGGCGGCGGATCTGCCTCGTTCCCCGTAACGCGACCATGGTGACTCACGAGGTTGGCCCACATGGGGCGGTTGGTGATGTACACCTCTGCGATGGGATCAATAGCGGCGGTCGTCGTTCATCGCTCATCTATGTGGACCGGCGCGCAGCGCAAGTGGCTCCGAATACGGACCCGCCCAGCGACACGCCAAAAAAGCGCCGGAAGGGGTAAAGAGGGGCATGCGGCTCTGGTAAAATACCAGAATGTTTCTGAATACAAAATAGATTGGCTCATCCGTGCAAACGTTCAAGAAGCTCATCGAAGTAGCGCTCCCGCTTGAGAAGATAAATGCCGCCAGTGCCCGCGAGAAGTCCATACGCCACGGCCACCCCAGCACGCTCCACCTGTGGTGGGCGCGGCGACCGCTGGCCGCTGCGCGCGCCGTGATCTTTGCCCAGATGGTCGATGACCCCTCGGCCCACCCCGAGCTATTCCCCACCGAGGAGGCGCAGGAGGCCGAGCGCCGCCGCCTGTTCGGGCTGATCGAGCAGCTCGTGCTGTGGGAGAATACGACCAACGAGGATGTGCTCAACCAGGCCCGCGATGAGATCTGGAAGAACTGGCGCATGTCATGCGCGGCCAACCAGGACCACCCGCGTGCGGCGGAGCTGTTCAACCCCGACAAGTTGCCCGCGTTCCACGACCCCTTTGCCGGTGGAGGATCTTTACCGCTGGAGGCCCAGCGCCTGGGCCTGGAGAGCTATGCTAGCGACCTGAACCCGGTGGCGGTGTTGATCAATAAGGCCATGATCGAGATCCCGCCGAAGTTTGCCGGGATGCCGCCGGTGAATCCCGAGGCCCGCGCGGGGCAGATGGATCTGGGCCAGCAGTGGAAGGGCGCACAGGGGTTGGCTGAGGATGTGCGCTACTACGGCAAGTGGATGCGCGATGAGGCCGAGAAGCGCATTGGCCATCTCTACCCCAAGGCGTTTGTGACGGAGGCAATGGCGAAGGACCGACCTGATCTCAAACCTTATGTGGGGCAGGCGCTGACGGTGATTGCCTGGATCTGGGCGCGCACGGTGAAAAGCCCAAACCCTGCATTCAGCCATGTTGATGTGCCATTGGCTTCCACCTTTATGCTCTCGACCAAAGCAGGCAAAGAGGCTTATATAGAGCCGGTTATTGAGGGCGATACCTATCGCTTTACCGTGAAGGTTGGGAAGCCGAAAGATGCGGATACAGCCAAGAATGGTACCAAGCTCGCCCGAGGAGCAAACTTTCGCTGTTTAATGTCCGAGATGCCGATCACAGGCGACTATATCAAGTCCGAAGGCCAAGCGGGGTGCATGGGCGCGCGGCTGATGGCCATTGTAGTCGAGGGACCATGTGGGAGGGTCTACCTTTCTCCATTAAAGGAACATGAGGCTATTGCACAGTTGGCACAACCGGAGTGGAAACCAGAGGGTGATGTTCCAGCTCGGTTAACGGGAGGAACCTGCGTTCCTTATGGATTATCAACTTGGGATAAACTTTTCACCCCACGGCAGATTGTCGCGCTGACTACCTTCTCAGATCTTGTACAGGAGGCACGAGAGCATGTGTACTACGATGCGCTGGCCACCGGATGGTGCGACGACAAACAAGGCCTCAATGCAGACACTAGTTGCGCGGTGGCCTATGCTGAGGCGGTAGGGGTGTATTTGGGTTTTTGTCTAGACAAAGCTACACTAACAAATACGACGCAAGCCACTTGGCAAAAGGAACCAGATAGATTAACACAAGCTTTTGGGCGGCAAGCAATCCCAATGGTATGGGACTATGCTGAGGCGAACCCCCTTTCTGATGCTGGTGGTGGTGTTGGTATTACCGCAAGTGCTGTGGGAAAGGTTTTGGATCGGCTCCCGATGCACGCAATTATTGGTCGATCTCGACAAAGAAATGCTACGAACGCAAATGACATGGCAGACCGAATCATTTCGACCGATCCACCTTACTATGATAATATCGGATATGCTGACCTTTCTGATTACTTCTATGTTTGGCTACGTCATTCACTCCGGCCAATTTTCCCCGATTTGTTTGTTACCCTTGCGGTGCCAAAAGCTGATGAGTTGGTTGCTACCTCCTACCGTCACGGTGGTAAGGATAAAGCAGAACAGTTTTTTCTTGAAGGAATGACTCAGGCAATGAGTCGTTTGGCTGAACAAGCCCACTCTGCCTTTCCAGTTACTATCTACTATGCCTTCAAGCAGTCAGAAACCGACAAGACTGATGGCACATCTAGTACTGGCTGGGAAACATTCCTTAACGCTGTTATCCAAACAGGTTTTGCTATAACCGGTACGTGGCCTATCAGAACAGAGCAGATAGGTAATCTCAAGAAGAATGTTGCGGCTCTCGCCTCCTCCATCGTGCTCGTCTGTCGCCTCCGCCCACACGATGCGCCCATAGTGACGCGCCGCGACTTTTTGAGCGCACTCAAGGTCGAGCTACCAAAGGCCCTCCGCCTGCTTCAGGCGGGCAATATCGCCCCAGTGGACCTTGCCCAGGCCGCCATCGGCCCCGGCATGGCGGTCTTCACACGCTACAGCAAGGTCATTGATGCCAGCGGTGCGCCGCTCAGCGTGCGTGAGGCGCTCAAGCTCATCAATGAGATCCTAGATGAGGTGCTGGCCGAGCAGGAGGGTGACTTCG
This portion of the Chloroflexia bacterium SDU3-3 genome encodes:
- a CDS encoding DUF3883 domain-containing protein, whose protein sequence is MVRLEELTPGTALRGILPQGPVTVVSVQWYGTNAIDLTYQDATGRRAALMLYRADEADLEIVQEGRPWSFDGDGALFRLVAEANRIRLAHLFDPVLAVHTSLVDPLPHQITAVYETMLPRQPLRFLLADDPGAGKTIMAGLLIKELIARGDVQRCLIVCPGSLAEQWQDELFRRFHLPFEILTNEQLEAARTGNWFLEHNLIIARLDKLSRDERVQQKLAAPDCRWDLVVCDEAHKLAATVSGDEVKYTKRYRLGQLLGSLTRHLLLMTATPHNGKEEDFQLFMALLDADRFEGRFRDGVHQVDVSDLMRRMVKEQLLTFKERPLFPERIAHTVPYQLSDAEAELYRAVTSYVREEFNRAEALNNDKRAGTVGFALTILQRRLASSPEAIYQSLRRRRERLEAELRERELLRRGAAVAAPAALDADDIDDLEDAPEQEAGQIEEQVATQATASTTIEELRLEIITLRALEAQALAVRGSGDDRKWRELGGLLGNIFTPAAADGTEDVGSVPAAVASPRQKLVIFTEHRDTLNYLVQRITTLLGRAEAVVIIHGGMGREDRLKAQESFRHDPSVQVLIATDAAGEGINLQRAHLMVNYDLPWNPNRLEQRFGRIHRIGQTEVCHLWNLVAAETREGDVYRTLLEKIEHAREALGGQVFDVLGKLQFDDKPLRELLLDAIRYGEQPEVREQLTRVVEGAVDRSHLQQLLEERALANDALDVGMVARIREEMERAEARRLQPHYIESFFLAAFQHLGGTIRQREPHRYEVPHVPSAVRSRDRQIGVGDPVLPRYERVAFDKALLALQGMAQAAFVCPGHPLLDSTLDLMLERYRELLRRGTVLVDERDGGTQPRVLFSLEHAIQDASLLPSGEQRTISKQMLYVELSADGTARSLHYAPYLDYRPLRADEVTPDQVLDRPECAWITRELEQRALVHAVTQTVPEHLREVRDRRQALIAKTRAAVRERLTKEMTYWDHRAEELKLQEQAGRANARLNSQEARKRADELEGRLQRRTAQLDLEAQITALPPVVLGGLVVVPIGLIAAMLGRPAPARPSADTQAAAARARALVMATERRLGYDPIDREFEHVGYDIESRDPATGRLRFIEVKGRVADAATITVTKNEILTALNKPDDYILAMVAFQPDGQEQVRYLRTPFAQKPDFGVTSVNYDFADLLARAEEPQ
- a CDS encoding TatD family deoxyribonuclease, coding for MTPPLYLDTHCHLGEYADPLTVLSASSDVFVIAVTEAPSVFRSLRNRVINQGRVRVALGAHPLVVSQFPPLEWRLFAQYLNETTYIGEVGLDFSAQGAPTRTVQEQAFTRVLQLVAGRGKMLNIHSRRAEERVLELLTIYGVGPTIFHWYSGPLGILEQILAAGHVCSVNPAMVRSPSGQKVIGRIPREQLLVETDGPYVRIGKRPAEPADVRLVYEFLCVHWGCDQLTAMTQVYQNFRALLSQSS